DNA from Daucus carota subsp. sativus chromosome 1, DH1 v3.0, whole genome shotgun sequence:
gttaagttaataattatatatatttctaaatacaaagatttatatagtccgcgtcgttataatttctgttgcgtgattttattttttcaatcgacatttgtatatattatttttaacatctacaacgtactgtTCGCTAATAAcaaaactcgagtattttgactcttacgtacgttgctttcataacttatatctcatatcatactgtttgttaataaaaatgtataggttaactcgataaaaaaaaaaaaaacatacacgtgtgcgtagcacgagacaaaatgctaataaacatttaaaattctataattaaaaactcataataaataatttgactgCGCTGATTACCCGCCAGATTTGGGATTAATCACGACATAAAGTAtagattaagtttttttttttaaagcaaagtatagattaagtcgataaaaatcaaagaatcaataccgtgtgcgtagcacgggccaaaaaagCTAGTTATGTTAAAGGGTTAGGACTTATTCacattacatattttttttttcaggaaattattattaaattagtaAACTTAAGAGTTGTGCCCAAAGCTTACagtgagttttaaaaaattggttaaagtttcaaattctcagaaagGTGGCCATATTTTGGCCCCGCTTTTTAAAAATGTGGCTCTCGTTGGTGACAtctaacgggagccacacttcTAAAAGCAGAATCAAAATTTGGCTATtattttgagaatttggaatTCATTTTTATCCCTCTGTCCGTTATTTCTGTTAGTGACATTTAACAGGAGACACACTTTTAAAAAACGGAGTCAAATTTTGGCCACATTTATGAGAATTTTGAACTCCTggacaaatttttgaaaatcggtgtaaaTTTTGGCcacaattttgaaaatttactctaaataaattcattattaggcttaagattttttttaataaatgctTTAATTTCtacatatctttttttttttaacataggAACCCACAGCCGCTGCCCTTCGGGTGCGCAAATTCTCCTCCATtcggagtcgaacctgtgaccaagggGATACAAGTCCCCTCTTTAACCAGATGAACCAACCCCTGCGGGCAATTTCTACATATTTTTTTGCCGCCcaacttattgtgtttttagaaatttgccactcaactaaattttttttccttttaatcactaatgtaggtttggattttattttagtCACCAACTTaagtttggatttgattactaacattaagataatttttttagcattattaaaatatagtgatagtctgtattattttgatgatttgatatatgtttgtatctttatatatagaacTTTTTATGTCTACAGGATCATTTACCTTTggtgataagaattttacacgcattcTACGGCTTCTAAAATatgtagtttcataaataattttatttttttctgaataaaaaaatcagcatttgaatttttacacacaaaaataagttatgaaactatattttataaaagttgtGAAATACGTGCTAAGCAGTATAAAATACTGTAATACTGTAAACTCTGagagggacgaagggagtaataataacataaaatgatgcatCATAGAACACAATCATCGAATATTAAGTTTTCtatctctctatttatttatcttgaaaattgtaataagataaaattattaaaatttatgaaaataaatttaagagagatcttagacTGAACTAGtcgattgaaattttaataatgaaAGATGATACATCATTTTATCTTATCAGGGAGGGtgaattgttttaaaataagttttaacaTAGTATTGAAtctttagaattctaattacgatttttcctaattttaattttttatcggctcattttatgttattaatattatgtataaagatataaacatacgtcACATCTGAATATTACATAttatcactatgtataaatgatgctacaaaaaattatcataatgctagtaatcaaatccgaacttAAGTTAGTGGctaaaataaaatccaaacttaacattagtaattaaaaagaaaataaatttagttaagTGACAAGTTTCCAAAATTACATTAAGTTgggtgaaaaaaaatatattttcccgtgatttttttaatttttgtaaggTAGTATTGCTGTAATTCGATTTgaaaacaatataatttttgtCATTAACCGTGACAGGAGTAAGTGTAACACAAGATAAATCATAAAATCCCGATGGATCTCCGATGCAAAAACTCCAGCTCAACTGAATGATAGTGAAAGAGCGGCATCAACCATGAAGAGACCTCCGCACAAAGCTTCTCGTTCATCCATTCTCTATCTGATCTCTGCTGCTGCGATCTTCACTCTCTTCTTTGTCGCTGTTCAATTCACTTTCTTCACCGGTTCTTTTTCAAACCCTAGCTCTCCTCATTCATTTTCTTCTCTTTCCTTTTAGATTTTACTCCTTTTATTCTCTTTATTCgttaattattagtattattgCAGGTAAAAATAAGATCCCATCGGAAGATGCTCGGATCTTATTTGATTTCCAGTCCAATGTTCAGCAATGCATTGTATGTTTTTTCCGCTACTTTTCTTGCTTTGATTTTATTTCTTCATATACGCGTCATCTGTTCTACATTGTTGTTGCCTGCATTCATCCCGTAATTATAGAATTCAGCTTAAGCTTGTATATatactcatgactatatttgtcaaacCGCTATGGCAGCAAATATCACGTCATCGATTACCATATAAAAAACAATACCTTCTATTTATAGCATCTTGATATACTATCtttaaaatatagccaatcaatatagctCGTACCATCGAAACAAAATGTGTTGcaagttcaacaaattttacataatgttttacAGGTCTAATTTAGCCATTATAGCCAACCCCATtgtagccaatcaatatagctaGTACCATCGAAACAAAATTGTTACaggtttaacaaattttacataatgtcttacaagttcaatttagccaaccttcCCCGTTGGATATGCTCTTATGTACTACTATTATTGATTTGAGATAATTTTGGTCTGTTCCGCTTACCAAAAACAACTATTATGGAGTTCttgtttattcaaaatattaaattatgttatttGTTGTCAAATCTTATTTCTAAATTTCCGTTCTTTACTTGTAATTGATTGTTCAGTAAGTAATGTAGCCGTGGCAAAGTCCacacggatttgtttttgggctcctcccaaaaggtCTCATACCAATGGAGTTATCTGGTTGCTTATATTTTTAGCTATTTGTCCCTTCCACAACCGATGTGGTACAACTCTATTAAAGAAATAAATTCCAGATGTTGTAAGTGTTAAGACTTATAAAAAGTCAAATTAACAAGTTGTTCCTCGTTTTATAATCCCCCAAAACtagctttgtttttgttttgctaAAAAGAATCCAATATGTGCTCAGTCATTTAACTATTGATATACAGTGCCTTCCTTCTGATCCTCTTTAGTCATGCACATCAGATATATTATTACTTATTAGAATCATGCCTTGTTGGGTATGTAATAACAAATAACAAGGCTGTAAGGTTTGAATGACAGTAATTTTGTTGATTAACCATTTATCTTTTCTGTAGCCCCCTGCAGGGGGTTTCCTTTTTTGTACTTGCTATGTTTGAATGGTATCCTTTGTTGAGTGTAGGCAAATAGAGGACTTGGGCTCACTGCAAATATCATTGATCACTGCAAACTAGTCCTCAAGTTCCCTGAGGGCACTAACAGCACATGGGTATGTATTTTGTTTAAGTTCTCCATTCattccttttattttttttactaacaTTGATTTGACCATGGTTTATTCTGTTTTTCACAGTACAATGCCCAATTTAAGGTTTTTGAGCCTTTGGAGTACAGCTATGATGTCTGTGAAGCAATTTTGTTGTGGGAACAGGTAGATTTTCTGCTAGCCTAGTAAGGTAGATCCTGTTTTATCACATGGATTAAACTGAAGGTGTCTGAAATGCAGTATCGTAACATGACTACAGTTTTGACAAGAGAGTATCTAGATGCTCGGCCAGATGGGTGGTTGGAGTATGCTGCAAAGAGAATAGCACAACTGTAGGATTTTGTTTGTGTTGATACTTTGCTATaaatttttaatctattttttattattaatattatgccGTTATTTCACTGTTGTAGGGGTGCAGAGAAATGCTATAACCGGTCTCTTTGTGAGGAGCATCTTAATTTAATCTTACCAGGAAAGCCTCCATTTCGCCCTCGCCAGtttaaaacatgtgcagttgtTGGAAACTCTGGAGATCTCTTGAAGACAGAGTTTGGAAAAGAAATTGATAGTCATGATGCTGTTATACGAGATAATGAAGCCCCGGTTAATGATGTAAAGAGATTTTCTCTAAGTGTTTCATTCTATGAAAATTGAAGCTCATGTTTTGACATTTCACCTGCTGCTGTTGATCATCTAGCTCTATATTAGACAGCTGACCTTTTGTTAAATTTGCAGAAATATGCGAAGCATGTTGGTTTAAAGAGGGATTTCAGGCTTGTAGTAAGGGGTGCCGCTCGTAACATGGTCAAGATTCTTGATGGCTCAAGTAAATTTACTACATGCTTTAAATATAAGAGTACTTGTAAATATTTCAAAGCATCATCCTGTCTCCCATATCTTAATATagctaaaaattcataaaaagtttgcatctaattttatatatcagtATAAAATGTTTGTTACAGTAATATCTTTATGTGGCAACTGGCAAGCAGAGATTGATTTCATCAATGAATATTTTGTGTATTAAGTTGCTCGGTTAGCTTAATGACTGAGCAACTTCAGCATGTCTGTTTATATGAAAAATAGGTCAATATATAAACATAGTCTCAGTATTGtactttttattatattcttttgCATGTTGAGTGAAACTAAAATTAATCCTTATTAATTAGGGTGTATTGTTTGTTCCTTACTCCTAAACAATGATAAATTGttaaaagaaaattgaaaatacaTGTTAATATCTATGCTGAATGTAATTAAGAACTGATTATCTTGGCATATGCATGGTACATACAACCTTAAAATAAACTACCGATAAAAAATAGTTGAGCCTGGCTGGTTTCTCAAATAGTTTATCTTCTTTTGCAGCGGATGAGGTACTTATTATTAAAAGTGTCACCCACAGGGACTTCAATGCAATGATAAAGGTAGGGACTTCAAGAACATTTAGGAGAGTACGTATAATATTATGTTCAGTAAATCAGGGAAAAGATTTCATCTGTCGGTTAACTTAGATTTCAGTCTTTATCATTTCAGTGTAAGAATGATTGTGAACACCTGAAGAATGAAAGTTCAGATCAACTGCAAACTGTATATCGAGTCTTCTTAGCTCCATGAGTGTTATGGCATTCTGCTACTTTATGCAACTATTCCTCTACAAGTGCATCTTAAAACCCTGGAGAACCACCTCTAGGCTCATATTTTTCCATACCCTTTTCCATTAACAAGTGAAAGGAAACGTttcgacttttttttttttttttttgagtgacGTTTCGAGTTAACTTGAACACTGAGCGGAGCGTCTTCCTGATTGTAACTAGCTATTATGCAACATTTTAGTTTTACATGGTACTAGCACCGTGGAGATAAATAAATCCTATTCATGCATATCTAAGAGTTTCTGGTTATATTTATGCAGAGCATTCCAAATCCAGTTTACCTCTTCCAGGGAATTGTGTTGCGCAGAGGTGCCAAAGGAACTGGAATGAAATCCATTGAACTAGCACTTTCTATGTGTGAAATTGTTGACATATACGGATTTACTGTTGATCCTGGCTATACTGAATggtaatttaaaatttcttaaTGAACCCATCACTTGTAATATATCGTGCTCGCTGATCATAAGTGAAAATGTTATCTCAGGACGAGGTACTTTTCCACCCCAAGGAAAGGGCACAATCCACTTCAAGGAAGGGCGTATTACCAACTTCTAGAATGTCTTGGTGTAAGTTACTTTGACATGAAAGAAGTTAGATTTGATGACACAGTCTGTATAAAAACCCATAAATTCTTTTATTTAGCTTTTGGTTTTGTCTTCCAGGTTATTAGGATACATTCTCCCATGAGAGCAGAACGGATGCAGGACTGGTCAGATGTGCCAAGTCGAGAAATGATAGGGCGAGCTCATGCGGCTGCCTTGCGCTTGAAAAGGAGTCAAGTTGGTCAAGTCGATGGATTGGGGCAATTTGGTAGCTGTAAGGTATGGGGCAATGCTGATTCCAATGGAAACGGGCGTATATCCGGATCCCCAGACATGAGCCCTGTCAGGAAGAATTCAAATTATAGTAAATGGGAAGTTATGCCGTTTACCAGTTTGAGAAGGGAGGCACAAGATCACTATGTTCAGATGGAAGGCGTGTCTCTGTACAAAATGGATGGCAACAAATTGGATGATTTGGTTTGTGTAAGACATTCACTTATATCTGAGGCATAAGCAAGATATTTaagttggctatattttttctTACAAACACGGTTCTCTGTGAAGCATTGTTGCTATGTTTAATCTATATAGGAAAAGAGgataaaatatatgtacattATCTTCCAATCATCAGTATCTCGCTTGGGATTTTAAGCGGGATTGTGGATGGTTAAAGCTTGTAGAAGAGGAAATATgtaaatttgtttatttaatatGCCTGCCTGCTTAATTTAGGTATGAATTGGGCTTCCTTTTCTCTATTCTTTTTGTTTAATGCCACAGTGAATCTTATAAACCACCCTTTGGAGAGCTACTAGCATAATCGTCTGAAGAATTTCTGATGGATGTCTACCGGACCTTGAGATCTATAGTCTGAACCTGTGATCGGCAATATTGCAAGAAACTTAGTCAGATTTTTAACGGATCCGATTTTCTGTTTTAATATAAGCAAATTTACTAATTAAGAGAGTAATACAAAGTGCAGGTAAGATACcataaccaaaaattataaaaatcatagAGAATGTACAGAAAAAATTCACTACAATTACACATTTTTCTTGTCTGAAAACTTGGTTACATTTATCGAATGTCAATAGATCTGTAAGATTATTCCATATCATCATTTGTCACAATAATAgtatattcaatttatatttgaaataataataataataacatattattgttattttttctttctcaaaaaacatattattttttctaaaaataaaaatatattagagtCAAAGCACATCATAGATCgaataaaatttacataatcagtgttttatattattttcgcAGAAAAGACATAGAGCTTCCACTACAAAGTAGGAGAACAAATCTCGGTTCAGTTCGATTTTTGGATAAAACTGCAATCGAAATCGAAAGTTTtcgatattaaaaaataaaaaccgcAACGACAAGAATGTGAGAACATTCATAATTTAAGAATGACGAAAATTAAAATCACGTTCATTTGAAtgtgtgattatgcctcctggatcaGAGCATGTCGCTTAAGTGCAGTTTATCTTGATTCACGTGATTTGCAGGTTATTACGTGCGCACCCAAAAAATAGTGGCTGCGGGTTctaagttaaaataaataaataaataaaataccgAGTTCGTTTATTATCGTGTGATTGAAATAAATGAAGTTTAAAAACTGAAGAAAAACTAGAAAAATGTGAGAACATGATTCGGAAACCGGGGAAGTCCGACTATGATGATTATTGTCTATTGAGCATGGGCGGTGTGAAACTAAATGAACAGAAGCGGCTCCATTTCAACGGgaaataaaaatagatatacaaatacatataataCTATCTCGACATATATATGTTGGAAACACACAGTAAAAAGCAGACATAATATAACTCGATAGATAGATCTAACATCATTTTCAGACCATAAATATTCCATACGAATCTTAAACCCAATTACAAAAAGATTAGATTTTGATCAGATCCCAGATTCCAAAATCTCGTTCAGACAAATGGGTTCTTCTCAATCTTCACAAGTAGGTGAAGAAGAGGAggatgatgaggaggaggaggaagaagaagaattgTTAGAAGCAGAagatgatattgatgatgatgatgggaGAAATGGATTAATGGGTGGTGATGGTGATAATCTGGTTAAGAAGGTTCTGGAACAAGAACCTGAAATGTTACCTTGTCATTCCTCAGCATCTCCTTTGTCTCCCCAGCTATCTGCATTTGGGACTCCTAGGATGGGCCCTTCTATTAAGGTTTGGGACCCTTATAATGTGTTGGCCCCACCTCCTGCTTTGCCTCCTCCTCCCCATTTTTCCAGGGCTTTTAGTGCCGCGGATGTGGTGGAGGA
Protein-coding regions in this window:
- the LOC108220306 gene encoding sialyltransferase-like protein 1 encodes the protein MKRPPHKASRSSILYLISAAAIFTLFFVAVQFTFFTGKNKIPSEDARILFDFQSNVQQCIANRGLGLTANIIDHCKLVLKFPEGTNSTWYNAQFKVFEPLEYSYDVCEAILLWEQYRNMTTVLTREYLDARPDGWLEYAAKRIAQLGAEKCYNRSLCEEHLNLILPGKPPFRPRQFKTCAVVGNSGDLLKTEFGKEIDSHDAVIRDNEAPVNDKYAKHVGLKRDFRLVVRGAARNMVKILDGSTDEVLIIKSVTHRDFNAMIKSIPNPVYLFQGIVLRRGAKGTGMKSIELALSMCEIVDIYGFTVDPGYTEWTRYFSTPRKGHNPLQGRAYYQLLECLGVIRIHSPMRAERMQDWSDVPSREMIGRAHAAALRLKRSQVGQVDGLGQFGSCKVWGNADSNGNGRISGSPDMSPVRKNSNYSKWEVMPFTSLRREAQDHYVQMEGVSLYKMDGNKLDDLVCVRHSLISEA